A part of Micromonospora chersina genomic DNA contains:
- a CDS encoding N-acetylglutaminylglutamine amidotransferase: MCGISGEARFDGSRPDTAAVERMTGAMRSRGPDGEGLRPAGWVTLGHRRLTVIDLSDAAAQPMTREDLGLTLVFNGCVYNYPELREELISAGHTFRSTGDTEVILVAYAQWGERFVEHLVGMFAVALVDHRRDRLVLARDRLGIKPLYLAESPARLRFASTLPALLRAGEVDTDIDPVALHHYLSWHSIVPAPRTVLRGVRKLPPATLRIVEADGRSRERVYWQPDYVRDPAHAGLTAEDWTAAVGDALRTAVRRRLVADVPVGVLLSGGLDSSMIVALLAEAGQHHLQTFSIGFSGRDGEAGDEFHYSDLVAAAFDTDHQRIRLGDEDLVPAVRRAVTAMTEPMGSHDVVAFHLLSEQVARHVKVAQSGQGADEVFAGYGYHQPLVDVARDAVADAFAEAFFDRTHDELARVVGPAHACPRDASREVLAAHLAAPGAETALDAVLRLDTHLMLPDDPVKRVDSMSMAWGLEVRTPFLDQDLVTLAAACPPEHKTAQGGKGVLKEVARSVLPAEVIDRPKGYFPVPALRNVDGPVRDLVAEALAAPAARRRGLFRPEYVAELLAEPDRARAAAGSNKLWQLGLLELWLQAHGID; this comes from the coding sequence ATGTGCGGCATCAGTGGGGAGGCCCGCTTCGACGGGTCGCGGCCGGACACCGCCGCCGTCGAGCGGATGACCGGGGCCATGCGCTCCCGCGGCCCGGACGGCGAGGGGCTGCGCCCCGCGGGCTGGGTGACGCTGGGGCACCGCCGGCTGACCGTGATCGACCTGTCGGACGCGGCGGCGCAGCCGATGACCCGCGAGGACCTGGGGCTGACGCTCGTCTTCAACGGCTGCGTCTACAACTACCCGGAGCTGCGCGAGGAGCTGATCTCGGCCGGTCACACCTTCCGCTCCACCGGGGACACCGAGGTGATCCTCGTGGCGTACGCCCAGTGGGGCGAACGCTTCGTCGAGCACCTCGTCGGGATGTTCGCGGTGGCCCTGGTCGACCACCGGCGCGACCGCCTCGTGCTGGCCCGCGACCGGCTCGGCATCAAGCCCCTCTACCTGGCCGAGTCGCCCGCCCGGCTGCGGTTCGCCTCCACGCTGCCCGCGCTGCTGCGGGCCGGCGAGGTGGACACCGACATCGACCCGGTGGCCCTGCACCACTACCTGTCCTGGCACTCGATCGTGCCGGCGCCGCGCACCGTCCTGCGCGGGGTGCGCAAGCTGCCGCCGGCCACCCTGCGGATCGTCGAGGCCGACGGCCGGTCCCGCGAGCGTGTCTACTGGCAGCCCGACTACGTCCGCGACCCCGCGCACGCCGGTCTGACCGCCGAGGACTGGACGGCGGCTGTCGGGGACGCGCTGCGGACGGCCGTGCGGCGGCGGCTGGTGGCCGACGTGCCCGTCGGGGTGCTGCTCTCGGGTGGCCTCGACTCCAGCATGATCGTGGCGCTGCTCGCCGAGGCCGGCCAGCACCACCTCCAGACCTTCAGCATCGGCTTCAGCGGCCGCGACGGCGAGGCCGGCGACGAGTTCCACTACTCGGATCTCGTGGCGGCCGCCTTCGACACCGACCACCAGCGGATCCGGCTCGGCGACGAGGACCTCGTCCCCGCCGTCCGCCGCGCCGTGACGGCCATGACCGAGCCGATGGGCAGCCACGACGTGGTCGCGTTCCACCTGCTCTCCGAGCAGGTCGCCCGGCACGTCAAGGTGGCCCAGTCCGGCCAGGGCGCGGACGAGGTCTTCGCCGGCTACGGCTACCACCAGCCGCTGGTGGACGTGGCCCGGGACGCGGTGGCCGACGCCTTCGCCGAGGCCTTCTTCGACCGTACGCACGACGAACTGGCCCGGGTGGTCGGCCCGGCCCACGCCTGCCCGCGGGACGCCAGCCGGGAGGTGCTGGCGGCACACCTGGCCGCACCCGGCGCCGAGACGGCGCTGGACGCCGTGCTGCGCCTGGACACCCACCTGATGCTGCCCGACGACCCGGTCAAACGCGTCGACAGCATGAGCATGGCCTGGGGGCTGGAGGTGCGTACGCCCTTCCTGGACCAGGACCTCGTCACCCTCGCCGCCGCCTGCCCGCCGGAGCACAAGACCGCCCAGGGCGGCAAGGGCGTGCTCAAGGAGGTCGCCCGGTCGGTGCTGCCGGCCGAGGTGATCGACCGGCCCAAGGGCTACTTTCCGGTCCCGGCGCTGCGCAACGTCGACGGCCCGGTCCGCGACCTGGTCGCCGAGGCCCTCGCCGCGCCGGCCGCCCGGCGGCGGGGGCTGTTCCGGCCGGAGTACGTGGCGGAACTGCTCGCCGAGCCCGACCGCGCGCGGGCCGCCGCCGGCAGCAACAAGCTCTGGCAGCTCGGGCTGCTGGAGCTGTGGTTGCAGGCGCACGGCATCGACTGA
- a CDS encoding YegP family protein, with amino-acid sequence MKFLIAAVDTGGYRFTLVGDDGQVIATGREYADKATALAVVADLMREVGGAAIEDRTESTEPAGPTAAPPSRTVDGEPDLARIGRSGIPPV; translated from the coding sequence GTGAAGTTCCTCATCGCCGCCGTCGACACCGGCGGCTACCGGTTCACGCTGGTGGGCGACGACGGCCAGGTCATCGCCACCGGCCGGGAGTACGCCGACAAGGCCACCGCCCTCGCCGTCGTGGCGGACCTGATGCGCGAGGTCGGCGGCGCCGCCATCGAGGACCGGACCGAGTCGACCGAGCCGGCCGGGCCGACCGCCGCGCCGCCCAGCCGGACGGTCGACGGCGAACCCGACCTGGCCCGGATCGGGCGGTCCGGCATCCCGCCCGTCTGA
- a CDS encoding carboxylate-amine ligase, whose amino-acid sequence MAPVPAVRTLGVEEEYLLLDPVTGQSLPVADRVLAALAGPSREQSRQEFRHSMVEMVTPICTELAELREHLVTLRRAAAEAAEAAGARLVAVAATPVCEPHRSVPDKDRYRAMSHRFGPVAHDPAVCGCHVHVGVPDRELAVQVCNHLRAWLPVVQALTTNSPLHDGRDTGHASWRAIQFDRWPSVGPTPHFDSAADYDRTVRDLVDAGIMLDAQMVYWYARPSVAYPTVEIRVGDVCPTVDDTVLVAALLRALVATTAEDVRAGRAAPRIRDCLVAAAHWRAAHDGVDGDLVDLRAGGSRPAWELIDDMVAAVTPALKSYGDLDVVHHQLDRLRRDGSGATRQRRILADTGGDVGAVLDELAARTLDA is encoded by the coding sequence GTGGCGCCCGTCCCGGCGGTCCGCACGCTCGGCGTCGAGGAGGAGTACCTGCTCCTGGATCCGGTGACCGGGCAGAGCCTGCCCGTGGCCGACCGGGTGCTCGCCGCGCTCGCCGGCCCGAGCCGGGAGCAGAGCCGGCAGGAGTTCCGGCACAGCATGGTCGAGATGGTGACGCCCATCTGCACCGAGCTGGCCGAGCTGCGGGAGCACCTGGTGACGCTCCGCCGGGCGGCGGCCGAGGCGGCCGAGGCGGCGGGAGCGCGGCTGGTGGCGGTGGCGGCGACGCCGGTGTGCGAGCCGCACCGGTCGGTGCCGGACAAGGACCGCTACCGGGCCATGTCGCACCGGTTCGGGCCGGTGGCGCACGACCCCGCGGTCTGCGGCTGTCACGTCCACGTCGGGGTGCCCGACCGCGAACTCGCCGTGCAGGTCTGCAACCACCTGCGGGCCTGGCTGCCGGTGGTGCAGGCGCTCACCACCAACTCGCCGCTGCACGACGGGCGGGACACCGGTCACGCGAGCTGGCGCGCGATCCAGTTCGACCGCTGGCCCAGCGTCGGGCCGACCCCGCACTTCGACTCCGCGGCCGACTACGACCGCACGGTCCGGGATCTCGTCGACGCCGGCATCATGCTGGACGCCCAGATGGTCTACTGGTACGCCCGCCCGTCCGTCGCCTACCCGACGGTGGAGATCCGGGTGGGCGACGTCTGCCCGACCGTCGACGACACGGTGCTGGTGGCCGCCCTGCTGCGGGCCCTGGTCGCCACGACGGCGGAGGACGTGCGCGCCGGCCGGGCCGCGCCGCGGATCCGGGACTGCCTGGTAGCCGCCGCGCACTGGCGCGCCGCGCACGACGGCGTGGACGGGGACCTGGTCGACCTGCGCGCGGGCGGGTCCCGGCCGGCCTGGGAACTGATCGACGACATGGTCGCCGCCGTGACACCCGCGCTGAAAAGCTACGGGGACCTGGACGTGGTGCACCACCAGCTCGACCGGCTGCGCCGCGACGGCAGCGGGGCGACCCGGCAGCGGCGGATCCTGGCGGACACCGGCGGGGACGTCGGGGCGGTCCTGGACGAGCTCGCCGCCCGCACCCTCGACGCCTGA
- a CDS encoding L-threonylcarbamoyladenylate synthase, with translation MARYYDVHPDNPQPRVLRQLVDLLRDDGVIAYPTDSCYALGCRLGNRAGVERIREIRRLDARHPFTLVCADFAQLGQFVKLSNAVFRQVKAAIPGSWTFILPATAEVPRRLQDPRRRVVGVRVPKHTVTQALLAELGEPLLSSTLLLPGEEEPLTQGWEIKERLDHLVDAVVDAGDCGLEPTTVVDLSGPEPEILRRGAADPSRFE, from the coding sequence GTGGCGAGGTACTACGACGTGCACCCGGACAATCCCCAACCGCGGGTGCTCCGGCAGCTCGTGGACCTGCTCCGCGACGACGGCGTGATCGCCTACCCGACGGACTCCTGCTACGCCCTGGGCTGCCGGCTGGGCAACCGGGCCGGCGTCGAGCGGATCCGGGAGATCCGCCGGCTCGACGCGCGGCACCCGTTCACCCTGGTGTGCGCCGACTTCGCCCAGCTCGGCCAGTTCGTCAAGCTCAGCAACGCGGTCTTCCGCCAGGTCAAGGCCGCGATCCCGGGCAGCTGGACGTTCATCCTGCCGGCCACCGCCGAGGTGCCCCGGCGCCTCCAGGACCCGCGGCGGCGGGTCGTCGGGGTCCGCGTACCGAAGCACACGGTGACCCAGGCGTTGCTTGCCGAACTCGGCGAGCCGCTGCTGTCCAGCACCCTGCTGCTCCCCGGCGAGGAGGAGCCGCTGACCCAGGGCTGGGAGATCAAGGAACGGCTCGACCACCTGGTCGACGCCGTGGTCGACGCGGGGGACTGCGGCCTGGAGCCGACCACAGTGGTCGACCTGTCCGGGCCGGAACCGGAGATCCTGCGCCGCGGCGCCGCCGACCCGTCCCGCTTCGAGTAG
- a CDS encoding Na+/H+ antiporter — MSALVLIAVLGATVLIGTTIGGRYSVAPPVLLIAMGAGLGLLPPFDNVILEPEVVLLLFLPAILYRESLAISLREIRANLVVIALLAVALVIITMVAVAYVAQALGVEPAAAWVLGAVLAPTDAAAVAGLAKRMPRGILTTLRTESLVNDGTALVLFSVAVGVIAGGAVPNALELGGQFVGKALGGILSGLVVGAAVVLIRKHVDDPMREGGLSILTPFVAFLLADAVHASGVLGVVVAGLVLSYAGPRVIRARSRVTAYAFWDLSTFMINGSLFVLLGMQVPRSLRSITSHSPLESLGIAVLIVLVVTATRMIWVHLSVAGLQGLDRRESRRARRFDARVRTAAGWAGFRGAVSLAAALAVPVTTHAGTPVYERDLIIFVTVVVIVLIMLVQGTTLPAVVKWARLMGDREREDEVRRARIRATEAALDALPQVAAELGASPDTVDRLRTDYQDHLDDVRSPRSEAADEEAEMARRLRLGVLDRKRQEVTRLRNRNEIDDVVLRQLQAAIDIEEIRLLGPEPED; from the coding sequence ATGAGCGCACTCGTGCTGATCGCGGTGCTCGGCGCCACCGTGCTCATCGGCACCACCATCGGCGGGCGGTACAGCGTCGCGCCGCCCGTGCTGCTCATCGCCATGGGGGCGGGGCTCGGCCTGCTGCCGCCGTTCGACAACGTGATCCTCGAGCCCGAGGTGGTGCTGCTGCTCTTCCTCCCGGCGATCCTCTACCGGGAGAGCCTGGCCATCAGCCTCCGGGAGATCCGGGCCAACCTCGTGGTGATCGCGCTGCTCGCCGTCGCGCTGGTGATCATCACGATGGTCGCCGTGGCGTACGTGGCCCAGGCCCTCGGCGTCGAGCCGGCCGCCGCCTGGGTGCTCGGCGCGGTCCTCGCGCCCACCGACGCCGCCGCGGTGGCCGGCCTGGCCAAGCGGATGCCCCGCGGCATCCTCACCACGCTGCGCACGGAGAGCCTGGTCAACGACGGCACGGCGCTGGTGCTCTTCTCGGTGGCCGTCGGGGTGATCGCCGGCGGGGCGGTGCCCAACGCGCTGGAGCTGGGCGGCCAGTTCGTCGGCAAGGCGCTCGGGGGGATCCTCTCCGGCCTGGTCGTCGGGGCCGCGGTCGTCCTGATCCGCAAGCACGTCGACGACCCGATGCGCGAGGGCGGGCTGAGCATCCTCACCCCGTTCGTCGCCTTCCTGCTGGCCGACGCCGTGCACGCCAGCGGCGTGCTCGGGGTCGTGGTCGCCGGCCTCGTGCTCTCCTACGCGGGGCCCCGGGTGATCCGGGCCCGCTCGCGGGTCACCGCGTACGCGTTCTGGGACCTGTCCACCTTCATGATCAACGGCAGCCTCTTCGTGCTGCTGGGCATGCAGGTGCCCCGGTCGCTGCGCAGCATCACCAGCCACTCGCCGCTGGAGTCGTTGGGCATCGCGGTGCTGATCGTCCTGGTCGTGACCGCCACCCGGATGATCTGGGTGCACCTGTCGGTGGCCGGGTTGCAGGGCCTGGACCGACGGGAGTCCCGCCGCGCCCGCCGCTTCGACGCCCGGGTCCGCACCGCCGCCGGGTGGGCCGGGTTCCGGGGCGCGGTCTCCCTCGCCGCCGCGCTGGCCGTTCCGGTCACCACGCACGCCGGGACCCCGGTGTACGAGCGCGACCTGATCATCTTCGTCACCGTGGTGGTGATCGTGCTGATCATGCTGGTGCAGGGCACCACCCTGCCGGCCGTCGTCAAGTGGGCCCGCCTCATGGGGGACCGGGAGCGGGAGGACGAGGTGCGGAGGGCCCGGATCCGGGCCACCGAGGCGGCGCTGGACGCGCTGCCCCAGGTCGCCGCCGAACTCGGCGCGTCGCCGGACACCGTCGACCGGCTCCGCACCGACTACCAGGACCACCTGGACGACGTCCGGTCCCCCCGCAGTGAGGCGGCCGACGAGGAGGCCGAGATGGCCCGGCGGTTGCGCCTGGGCGTGCTGGACCGCAAGCGGCAGGAGGTCACCCGGCTGCGCAACCGGAACGAGATCGACGACGTCGTGCTGCGGCAACTCCAGGCCGCCATCGACATCGAGGAGATCCGGCTGCTCGGCCCGGAGCCGGAGGACTGA
- a CDS encoding S1 family peptidase has protein sequence MRRSLAVLALTALLAGVPTAARAATAPEPGPAGLAAVRTPGTAWGVDPAAGRLTLTVDDTVTGADLAALRRAATRAGAVLRHEPGRLRTLIAGGQAIYGGAGRCSLGANVRSGSTYYFVTAGHCTNLAGTWYADSARTTVLGSRTGTSFPGNDYGVVRYTGTVAHPSAVYTYPGQVTLYGAGNAYVGQAVCRSGATTGVRCGSVTGLNQTVNYAEGTVYGLIRTNICAEPGDSGGPLYVASTGTVLGILSGGSGNCTSGGTSYYQPITEILAAYGLTLP, from the coding sequence ATGCGCCGATCGCTCGCCGTCCTCGCCCTGACCGCCCTGCTCGCCGGCGTCCCGACCGCCGCGCGGGCCGCCACCGCACCGGAACCCGGGCCCGCGGGCCTCGCCGCGGTGCGTACCCCCGGCACCGCCTGGGGTGTCGATCCCGCCGCCGGCCGGCTCACCCTCACCGTCGACGACACGGTCACCGGCGCCGACCTGGCCGCGCTGCGGCGCGCCGCCACCCGCGCCGGCGCGGTGCTCCGCCACGAACCCGGCCGGCTGCGCACCCTGATCGCCGGCGGCCAGGCCATCTACGGCGGGGCCGGTCGCTGCTCGCTCGGCGCGAACGTGCGCAGTGGCAGCACCTACTACTTCGTCACGGCCGGGCACTGCACCAACCTGGCCGGCACCTGGTACGCCGACAGCGCCCGCACCACGGTGCTCGGCAGCCGGACCGGCACCAGCTTCCCCGGCAACGACTACGGCGTGGTCCGCTACACGGGGACGGTGGCCCACCCCAGCGCCGTGTACACCTACCCCGGCCAGGTCACCCTCTACGGCGCCGGCAACGCGTACGTCGGCCAGGCGGTCTGCCGCAGCGGCGCCACCACAGGGGTGCGGTGCGGCTCGGTCACCGGCCTCAACCAGACCGTCAACTACGCCGAGGGCACCGTGTACGGGCTGATCCGCACCAACATCTGCGCCGAACCGGGGGACAGCGGCGGCCCGCTCTACGTGGCGTCGACCGGCACGGTGCTCGGGATCCTCTCCGGCGGCAGCGGCAACTGCACCAGCGGTGGCACCAGCTACTACCAGCCGATCACCGAGATCCTCGCCGCGTACGGCCTCACCCTCCCGTGA
- a CDS encoding putative quinol monooxygenase, translating into MIFITAKFRVRPEDADRWPQIAAEFTEATRAEAGCLWFDWSRSLDDPTEYVLVEAFRDDEAGAAHVQSAHFREAQRTLPPHLAETPRIVNTTVPGEDWSRLGEMAVPAGS; encoded by the coding sequence ATGATCTTCATTACCGCGAAGTTCCGGGTCCGGCCCGAGGACGCCGACCGCTGGCCGCAGATCGCCGCCGAGTTCACCGAGGCCACCCGGGCCGAGGCCGGCTGCCTCTGGTTCGACTGGTCCCGCAGCCTCGACGACCCGACGGAGTACGTGCTGGTCGAGGCGTTCCGGGACGACGAGGCCGGCGCGGCGCACGTGCAGTCGGCGCACTTCCGCGAGGCGCAGCGCACGCTCCCGCCGCACCTGGCCGAGACGCCCCGGATCGTCAACACGACAGTGCCGGGCGAGGACTGGTCGCGGCTCGGCGAGATGGCCGTCCCCGCGGGCAGCTGA